The nucleotide sequence TGACCATAGCGATCATAAGTTGCGCGTTTTTCGTTGTCACTTAAGGCAGTATAGGCTTCACTAAGCTCTTTAAACTGCTCTTCGGCGCCTTCATCTTTATTGACATCCGGATGATATTCACGAGCAAGACGGCGGAATGCGCGTTTAATTTCATCCGCATCCGCATCCTGACCTACCCCTAGCACTTCGTAATAGTCGCGTTTACTCATAGTTCCAGTTGCGCTTTATGGTGTTGCCTTTTTCTTTCGACCCTTAGGTTTTGGTTCAGCAGCAGCTTCGATTTCGCCTGCTTCAACAATCGGGACTACTTCAGGAGAGACAGCTTCTTCAGCGAGTGGCTCTGCTATGACAGATATCTCTACTGGAGACTCAGCTGAAACAGGCTCTTCAGTTAGTACAATCTCTGCTTCTACAGTAAGAGTTTCCAGAGGGGGTTCGCTTACATCACCGAGTAATTCTTGGAGCCCTCTAATATCATCAGCGGGCGCGAGGGATGCATCATCCACAGCGACCAACTCTTCCGGTAACGGTTCTACACCACCAAGAAGTGAAGCAAGGGTTGGTTTGATTACTTCGGTTCCTTCTTCAACTACTTCCACTTCGGTAATAACTTCAGTTATCGCGAGAGTTTCAACAGGGAAGAACTCTTCTTCCGGTTCCAAGGGAATGCTCTCCATGATAACTTCTTCGACTTCAACTTCGCTTTCCACAAATCTTGGTTTAATTTTGCCCTGTGCAATCTCTTCGAGGGCAATGGTGAGAGGATGGTTAGAATCGCACGCTACGAGTGGCTGCGCGCCTTCTTTTAATTGCTTAGCACGCTTGGCAGCTAGAAGTACCAGCATGTAACGGCTTGGGAATTCGTTGAGTTTGTCGGCTGATGGGTATAACATAGGGATCTCCACAAATGCCGCACGCAAGTGCGGTTCGATTTCCAAAATTACTTGGACGCCTGCAAGATTGACGCCTCTGTCCTTTACCAAATGATGAACAACTTTAAGTCGAGAAATATCCTCTCGAGAGTAGAGCCTTTGGTTTCCCCCGG is from bacterium and encodes:
- the rpoZ gene encoding DNA-directed RNA polymerase subunit omega — its product is MIEPTYTHSNAPEYTIGVAAQLSELPLWLLRELDTRGIIVPQRTGGNQRLYSREDISRLKVVHHLVKDRGVNLAGVQVILEIEPHLRAAFVEIPMLYPSADKLNEFPSRYMLVLLAAKRAKQLKEGAQPLVACDSNHPLTIALEEIAQGKIKPRFVESEVEVEEVIMESIPLEPEEEFFPVETLAITEVITEVEVVEEGTEVIKPTLASLLGGVEPLPEELVAVDDASLAPADDIRGLQELLGDVSEPPLETLTVEAEIVLTEEPVSAESPVEISVIAEPLAEEAVSPEVVPIVEAGEIEAAAEPKPKGRKKKATP